One window of the Pseudochaenichthys georgianus chromosome 21, fPseGeo1.2, whole genome shotgun sequence genome contains the following:
- the ing1 gene encoding inhibitor of growth protein 1: protein MLNPTNGDPGNVVVNYVEEYLDLVESLPFDLQRSVSLMKEIDARYQDVLKELDDAYERYRRESDSLQRRKLQLSIQRALIRSQELGDEKIQIAGQMVELVENRTRQIDWHSELLLSSQEVPETPVPVPASVTTTAASTVSSSSSSSATVPPGKTSHHDKKRDELTPSSAGVDKAGGKRSRRQKNGDNRESYGALDQPEDVGVGASREKRAKTSSKKKKRSKGKSEREVSPPDLPIDPDEPTYCLCEQVSYGEMIGCDNDECPIEWFHFSCVGLHHKPKGKWYCPKCRGENEKTMDKALERAKKERAYNR, encoded by the exons ATGTTGAACCCGACAAATGGCGACCCAGGCAACGTCGTTGTGAATTATGTGGAGGAGTATTTGGACCTGGTGGAGTCTCTGCCCTTTGATCTGCAGAGGAGTGTGTCCCTCATGAAGGAAATTGATGCCAGGTATCAAG ATGTTCTGAAGGAGCTCGATGACGCTTATGAGCGGTATCGCCGGGAGTCTGACTCCCTGCAGAGGCGGAAGCTTCAGTTATCCATTCAGAGGGCACTGATTCGCAGTCAGGAGCTCGGAGATGAGAAGATACAGATTGCCGGTCAAATG GTGGAGCTGGTCGAGAACCGAACGCGACAAATAGACTGGCACTCTGAACTCCTCCTTTCCTCTCAAGAAGTCCCAGAAACTCCGGTCCCCGTACCGGCCTCCGTGACAACCACCGCAGCGTCCACGGTGTCGTCCTCGTCGTCATCCTCAGCCACCGTACCTCCAGGGAAAACTAGCCATCACGACAAGAAGCGTGATGAGTTAACTCCAAGCTCTGCAGGTGTAGACAAGGCTGGAGGGAAGCGCTCGCGGCGTCAGAAAAATGGAGACAATCGGGAAAGTTACGGGGCTCTGGATCAACCCGAGGATGTGGGAGTGGGTGCATCCCGGGAAAAGAGGGCCAAAACATcttcaaagaagaagaagaggtccAAAGGAAAGTCTGAGAGAGAAGTGTCCCCCCCAGACCTGCCCATCGACCCAGATGAGCCAACGTACTGCCTCTGTGAGCAGGTGTCATACGGAGAGATGATTGGCTGTGATAACGATGAATGTCCCATCGAATGGTTCCATTTCTCCTGTGTGGGGCTCCATCACAAGCCAAAGGGCAAGTGGTACTGCCCCAAGTGTCGGGGGGAGAACGAGAAGACCATGGACAAGGCCTTAGAGAGGGCCAAGAAGGAGCGGGCCTACAACAGGTAG